One Olleya sp. Hel_I_94 genomic window, CTATGTTTTAGAGCTGACCAAAAAATTAAAACGTTTCAAATGGATAGTGCTAAACAAGCTGGTATATTTCATCATTTAATAACATTACCAACTTACCATACCACTGCATTACATATGAATGATTTAACAAAAGGCTATTTTGGTGATCAAGGTATGTTAGCCTACGTTAAAGATGTACAAAGACAAGAAATCCGTAAAAATGTATCATGTGTTAAACACCAAAGAATGGCTGGATCTGATCTTGGTGATGACCACAAAACATTTTTTGCTGGTGATAAAGCTTTAAAAGCTGGAGGAGAAAAAAACACCAGTAACCAATTTGAATTAAAAACAAAAGCTAATACAGTTAAAAATAAAATAGCTGAAGTTGCTTAAATTAAGATTTTAGTCAAATTAATCACACAAACCTACTTAAAACTAGTTGTTTGTGTGATTTCTTTTTTATTACAGACACACTTTAATTATTAGTAAAAAGATTTAAATTAGACCTAGATTTTAAATAATAAAAATCTAATTACATTTACTTAAATAAATCGCTAGTACAATCACTAACATGCAAGAACAATTAAAGATCTTTAAAATCATCCATATAGCATTAGTCGCAGGTCTAATATTAGCTTACTTTTTTTTAGGAAACCTTTCTGATATTACCCAATTAAAGTTACCTAAGGTAGATAGCGACAATACGGTATATTTAGCTATTCCTATTGCTGCTTTTATAGTTAGTAATTTTCTATTTAAAATGTTGGTTTCTAAAATTGACAGCAACTTAAGCTTAAAAGAAAAATTAGTACCTTATCAAAGTGCTTCTGTTGTACGCTATGCCATTATTGAAGGCTCTGCTTTTCTTATATTAATAATAGCACCAGACTTTATTATATTTGGTATGCTTTTAATTGTATACTTAATAT contains:
- a CDS encoding MFS transporter; this encodes MQEQLKIFKIIHIALVAGLILAYFFLGNLSDITQLKLPKVDSDNTVYLAIPIAAFIVSNFLFKMLVSKIDSNLSLKEKLVPYQSASVVRYAIIEGSAFLILIIAPDFIIFGMLLIVYLILLMPTEYRIKRDLKLLD